One Camelina sativa cultivar DH55 chromosome 3, Cs, whole genome shotgun sequence genomic window carries:
- the LOC104776384 gene encoding uncharacterized protein LOC104776384 gives MLKFPLCCSELSLEPKIQAFERQIVSGRRDSIKASAGKIGNFSFGSIFKSCETCGAKGAIECPGCKGTGKNKNGNMFERWKCFDCQGFGMKSCPKCGKGGLTPEQRGER, from the exons atgttgaaatttcCGCTTTGTTGCAGTGAGTTATCTCTAGAACCAAAGATTCAAGCTTTTGAAAGACAAATTGTTTCAGGCCGACGAGATTCCATCAAAGCTTCTGCGGGAAAAATTGGAAATTTCTCTTTTGGTTCG ATATTCAAAAGTTGTGAGACTTGTGGAGCCAAAGGAGCAATTGAGTGCCCCGGTTGCAAG GGAACAGGTAAAAATAAGAACGGAAATATGTTTGAGAGATGGAA ATGTTTCGATTGTCAAGGATTTGGTATGAAGAGTTGTCCTAAATGTGGCAAGGGAGGCTTGACGCCTGAACAGAGAGGGGAACGATAG